One genomic segment of Penaeus chinensis breed Huanghai No. 1 chromosome 13, ASM1920278v2, whole genome shotgun sequence includes these proteins:
- the LOC125031572 gene encoding cyclin-dependent kinase inhibitor 1C-like, with protein MAPATVLAPAGVKAPSTQAPATVAAPALAPYAAPSSAPASAPAATPILAPSAASASAPASASVEAQPSLQHNKQESNGEIKGLLQMLLRQVGHMMIMMQQQMVQQSQLQERRFTFLLDQQQHHPCHLLDEDDAPFTREELLAAIRTSKSKCTWG; from the exons atggcaccggccacagtactAGCACCAGCAGGCGTTAAAGCTccgtcaactcaagcaccagcaaCAGTTGCAGCACCAGCCCTGGCACCATATGCTGCACCATCTTCTGCaccagcttcagcaccagctGCAACACCAATCCTAGCGCCATCTGCTGCAtcagcttcagcaccagcttcagcatcAGTTGAAGCTCAGCCCTCACTGCAGCATaacaaacaagagtccaacggaGAAATAAAGGGTCTGCTACAAATGCTACTTCGACAGGTGGGgcatatgatgatcatgatgcaaCAACAAATGgttcagcaatctcaacttcaggaaaggaggTTCACGTTCCTCCtcgatcaacaacagcatcatcct TGTCACCTCTTAGATGAGgatgatgcaccatttacaagggaagaactccttgcagccattaggACTAGCAAATCCAaatgcacctggggatga